ACTTCACTTGGGCTATATGCCACGTGTGCACCCAGACGTAGGGCGTGCATGCGCTTTTCTTCTAGGGTGTCCACCGCAATGATTTTTGAGACATTTTGTGAGGCAGCAGTGATGAGTGCGGCCATGCCTACCCCTCCGAGCCCCACCACCATGATGCTCTCCTCTACCTTGGGCCGGGCGGCATTCAAAACCGCGCCACCACCAGTGAGCACAGCACAGCCGAGAACTGCGGCGACATCCGGCGGAACATCATCACCAACGGGCACTGCGGAAGCGCAGTCGACTATGGCATGAGTAGCAAAACCCGAAACCCCGAGGTGGTGGTATACCGGTTTGTCATCTCTGGACAAGTGCATGGAACCGTGGAGCAGGGTGCCGGCAGCGTTGCTCGTCGACCCCACAGTGCAAGGTAGCCTGCCATCTTCAGAGCAGCTGGAACAATTCTCACAACGAGGCAGAAATGACATGACCACACGCTGCCCGGGCGACACATTCGTGACTGCTGCTCCAATTTCAACGACGCGTCCTGCTGCTTCGTGACCGAGGAGCATGGGAACCGGTCGGGCTCGGTTGCCATCAACTACACTCAAATCTGAATGACAAACGCCTGCCGCTTCAATGCGGACCAGAATTTCAGTGGGTCCGGGCCGGCCGAGTTCTAGATCTGAAACGGTGAGGGGTCTTGACTGCGAGAAAGGGCGTAACCTGCCGATTTCTTCCAATACAGCACCTGTAATCTTCATTTATCCACTTCCTTCCAATGGTTCAAATTGCGAAATTGTTGATGATGGTGTGCCAAGTTTCTCGGGGGCTTCAACTCGACGGACGTTGCGATCCTAAGCTTTCTCAGCAGTTTGTGGATCCTGGCCAAATACGGCCGTTGGTGGTCGGCTATTGAGAGACTTCCCCCGCACAGTCTTGATCGCTTTGTCTGGGTGGAGAACTAACGGTTTTCTCTTTTAAGGCTTTACTGATTCTCTCGTCCGACCACCCAAGGGTGTTTGTCAGGATCTCTCGAGTATGTTCCCCGACTAGCGGAGGGGCGAGATTGATTGTCAAGGGGGTGGAAGAGAATCTCATCGCATGCCCGTAAACAGTCAGTGGGCCGGATACAGGGTGTTCAATCGTGCGAAGCAGCTCTCGGTCAATGACTTGAGTCGATCTTGCCGCTTGAGCGGGAGTGTTGACGGTACCATGCGGAATTCCCGCCGCACGCAACTCAGCTCCAACTTCGGCACATGTGCGCGTCGAGGTCCATTCCTCTATCGCGGTAGTCAATATCTCTACATTG
This region of Arthrobacter alpinus genomic DNA includes:
- a CDS encoding alcohol dehydrogenase catalytic domain-containing protein produces the protein MKITGAVLEEIGRLRPFSQSRPLTVSDLELGRPGPTEILVRIEAAGVCHSDLSVVDGNRARPVPMLLGHEAAGRVVEIGAAVTNVSPGQRVVMSFLPRCENCSSCSEDGRLPCTVGSTSNAAGTLLHGSMHLSRDDKPVYHHLGVSGFATHAIVDCASAVPVGDDVPPDVAAVLGCAVLTGGGAVLNAARPKVEESIMVVGLGGVGMAALITAASQNVSKIIAVDTLEEKRMHALRLGAHVAYSPSEVIDNQIKAKYVIECAGNTRAFETAFAATDVGGSTITTGLPAPDALAKISPMTITAEARTIIGSYLGSAVPSRDIPKYAQLWREGRLPVEELITSRIELADINHAMDQLEDGKAVRQVIMFG